One genomic segment of Sorex araneus isolate mSorAra2 chromosome X, mSorAra2.pri, whole genome shotgun sequence includes these proteins:
- the CXH2orf74 gene encoding uncharacterized protein C2orf74 homolog, with protein MGLLTNPMSFEATAATFLIIIFICVICILLLLMVFLHKCFQIKEEELETVHPCNDKSCLDEKNVSTDQEKNGIINVRQIMDLNIPPRPGILVQRQNKEEVFPASEDKQNVEDKEEDDTGEKKEDGTKTAGEEDDLQRANLVTDKRPLKGVTFSKEVIVVDLGKKNPISRSYSREHKERK; from the exons ATGGGCCTTCTAACTAACCCTATGAGCTTTGAAGCCACTGCAGCCACGTTCTTGATCATAATTTTCATTTGCGTCATTTGCATCCTCCTTTTGTTGATGGTTTTTCTACATAAATG tTTCCAAATCAAAGAAGAAGAGCTAGAAACAGTTCATCCTTGCAATGATAAATCTTGTTTAGATGAGAAGAATGTTTCAACAGATCAAGAAAA GAATGGAATTATAAATGTAAGACAAATCATGGACTTGAACATACCCCCGCGGCCTGGCATTCTTGTCCAGAGACAGAATAAAGAAGAGGTATTCCCAGCCTCTGAGGACAAACAGAATGTAGAGGATAAAGAAGAGGATGAtacaggagagaagaaagaagatggCACCAAAACTGCTGGAGAG GAAGATGATTTGCAACGTGCAAATTTAGTAACTGACAAAAGGCCTTTGAAAGGAGTGACGTTTTCAAAGGAAGTAATCGTTGTGGACCTTGGGAAGAAAAATCCTATATCTCGAAGCTATTCTCGAGAacataaagagagaaaatga